The Streptomyces avermitilis MA-4680 = NBRC 14893 genome contains a region encoding:
- a CDS encoding IS110 family transposase — protein MADETAVIGGVDTHTDFNQAAVIDPIGRHLATQAFPTTPDGYHRLLGWLCSHGEVIAVGVEGTGAYGSELARYLQDSQITVIEVDRPDRRARRAGGKSDPIDAYAAATAVLTGRAGGIPKARDGIVEAIRTLRVVRRSAVKARTQIINQIRSLIITAPGEVREQLRTLPPAQLIKHLARSRPGTQTSEPACAAKIALRRLARRHQYLTAEINDADAELQTLMTEAAPELVALPGVGIETAAQLLITASDNPERLASEASFAHLCAAAPVPASSGRTNRHRLNRGGDRRANHALHMIALVRMRYDQRTQAYVARRTAEGMSKKDILRCLKRFIAREVYKYLTYQHTPSKPLIPTA, from the coding sequence ATGGCAGACGAGACAGCGGTGATCGGCGGCGTCGACACCCACACCGACTTCAACCAGGCCGCCGTGATCGATCCCATCGGCAGGCACCTTGCCACCCAGGCCTTTCCCACCACCCCCGACGGCTATCACCGGCTGCTGGGCTGGCTCTGCTCCCACGGAGAGGTGATCGCCGTCGGCGTCGAGGGAACCGGGGCCTACGGCAGCGAACTCGCCCGGTACCTGCAGGACAGCCAGATCACCGTCATCGAGGTGGACCGCCCCGACCGCCGGGCCCGCAGGGCAGGCGGCAAGTCCGACCCCATTGACGCCTACGCCGCCGCAACCGCCGTCCTCACCGGCCGAGCCGGCGGGATCCCCAAAGCCCGCGACGGCATCGTGGAGGCCATACGCACCCTGCGCGTGGTCCGTCGCTCAGCCGTCAAGGCCCGCACCCAGATCATCAACCAGATCCGCAGCCTCATCATCACCGCGCCCGGCGAGGTCCGCGAACAGTTGCGCACCCTGCCCCCTGCCCAGCTGATCAAGCATCTGGCCCGCTCCCGCCCCGGCACGCAGACCAGCGAACCCGCCTGCGCGGCCAAGATCGCCCTGCGGCGCCTCGCCCGCCGTCACCAATACCTGACCGCGGAGATCAACGATGCCGATGCCGAGCTGCAGACACTGATGACCGAAGCAGCACCTGAGCTGGTCGCATTACCCGGCGTGGGGATCGAGACCGCCGCCCAGCTTCTGATCACCGCAAGCGACAACCCCGAACGGCTCGCCTCGGAAGCGTCCTTCGCCCACCTGTGCGCAGCGGCACCAGTCCCGGCCAGTTCGGGCCGCACCAACAGGCACCGCCTCAATCGCGGTGGCGACCGCCGGGCCAACCACGCACTCCACATGATCGCGCTGGTCCGCATGCGCTACGACCAACGCACCCAGGCATACGTCGCCCGCCGCACCGCCGAAGGCATGTCCAAGAAGGACATCCTGCGCTGCCTCAAACGCTTCATCGCCCGTGAGGTCTACAAGTACCTCACCTACCAACACACCCCATCGAAGCCGCTCATCCCAACCGCTTGA
- a CDS encoding sensor histidine kinase — MTIETLQRNPTLPAPQRTRALEAMGAEHHRITALLTGLQTLARGDAHALPDRVPVDLGALLHEAVSHAARRHPTTYRLNGSTPATLTGWPVGLRLAVDNLLDNAALHGRPDGTVDIQLTHEAGTVRITVSDDGPGIPPDQRHAMKERFTRGPRTRAPGSGLGLALVEQQAHLHHGTLHLGQSPAGGLQATLSLPAADEPGPPGEPMADASS; from the coding sequence ATGACCATCGAGACCCTCCAGCGCAACCCCACCCTCCCCGCACCACAGCGCACCCGCGCACTGGAGGCCATGGGCGCGGAGCACCACCGCATCACTGCCCTCCTCACCGGGCTGCAGACCCTCGCGCGCGGCGACGCGCACGCCCTGCCCGACCGTGTCCCCGTCGACCTCGGTGCACTCCTCCACGAGGCTGTCAGCCACGCGGCCCGCCGCCACCCCACCACCTATCGCCTCAACGGCAGCACCCCCGCGACGCTGACCGGCTGGCCCGTAGGACTGCGCCTGGCGGTTGACAACCTGCTCGACAACGCCGCCCTCCACGGCCGCCCCGACGGCACCGTCGACATCCAGCTCACCCACGAGGCCGGCACGGTCCGGATCACCGTCAGCGACGACGGGCCCGGCATCCCCCCGGACCAACGCCACGCGATGAAGGAGCGCTTCACCCGCGGCCCGCGAACCCGCGCGCCGGGCTCCGGCCTCGGCCTCGCCCTCGTCGAACAGCAGGCCCATCTCCACCATGGCACCCTCCACCTCGGCCAAAGCCCAGCCGGAGGACTCCAAGCCACCCTCAGCCTTCCCGCAGCCGACGAGCCTGGGCCCCCTGGCGAGCCTATGGCTGACGCTTCAAGCTGA
- a CDS encoding protein kinase domain-containing protein encodes MGAGDVRAEKSLRYHLQEHGRLPLNEAVAVLSDVAEALADLKDREIVHRDLKPENILLLGGRRCLADFGIARYAEATIAKHTLKLAGTLAYMAPERWNNQRAASASDIYAPGVVAYELLEETPPFTGPYEHDYHDQHLHGPVRPSPQLRPSWRR; translated from the coding sequence GTGGGCGCTGGTGATGTCCGTGCCGAGAAGTCCCTGCGCTACCACCTCCAGGAGCACGGCCGGCTGCCCCTCAACGAGGCGGTCGCCGTCCTGTCCGACGTCGCCGAAGCACTCGCCGACCTCAAGGACCGCGAGATCGTCCACCGCGACCTCAAGCCGGAGAACATCCTGCTGCTCGGTGGCCGCCGGTGCCTCGCCGACTTCGGGATCGCCCGCTACGCCGAAGCCACCATCGCGAAGCACACCCTCAAACTCGCGGGCACCCTCGCGTACATGGCCCCCGAACGCTGGAATAACCAGCGGGCCGCCAGCGCCAGCGACATCTACGCCCCGGGAGTTGTGGCGTACGAGCTCCTGGAGGAAACCCCGCCCTTCACAGGACCGTACGAGCACGACTACCACGACCAGCACCTGCACGGGCCCGTCCGCCCCTCACCACAGCTCCGCCCGTCCTGGCGGCGCTGA
- a CDS encoding response regulator transcription factor codes for MLVVDDDPGVREALDLGLGLEGFTVRLAEDGENALEQVADRLPSVIVLDVTMPGLSGVEVVQSLRAQGRTLPVCMLSARDEVDDRVAGLAARADDYVVKPFSIAELAARLHAIVRLHAIVRLHESTAVRPLVIGDVTIEPARRVAARAGRDLHLTTREFDLLLALAHRPGQVLSRAQLLEQVWGYTWDVDTNVVDVFIGYLRKKLEADGRPRILQTVRGIGLVLRTGP; via the coding sequence GTGCTCGTCGTCGACGACGACCCGGGCGTACGCGAGGCACTGGACCTGGGGCTCGGGCTGGAGGGCTTCACGGTCCGCCTCGCCGAGGATGGCGAGAACGCGCTGGAGCAGGTCGCCGACCGGCTGCCGTCGGTGATCGTCCTGGACGTGACGATGCCGGGCCTGTCCGGCGTTGAGGTCGTACAGTCCTTGCGAGCCCAGGGCCGGACGCTGCCGGTGTGCATGCTCTCTGCCCGCGACGAGGTCGACGACCGGGTCGCCGGACTCGCGGCCCGCGCGGACGACTACGTCGTCAAGCCGTTCTCCATCGCCGAGCTGGCCGCCCGCCTGCACGCGATAGTCCGCCTGCACGCGATAGTCCGCCTGCACGAGTCGACCGCCGTACGGCCCCTGGTCATCGGCGACGTCACCATCGAGCCGGCCCGGCGGGTGGCCGCCCGCGCGGGGCGGGACCTGCACCTGACCACCCGCGAGTTCGACCTGCTGCTCGCCCTCGCGCACCGGCCCGGCCAGGTCCTCTCCCGTGCCCAGCTTCTGGAACAGGTATGGGGCTACACCTGGGACGTCGACACCAACGTGGTGGACGTCTTCATCGGCTACCTCCGCAAGAAGCTCGAGGCCGACGGCCGCCCCCGGATCCTGCAGACCGTCCGCGGGATCGGCCTCGTCCTGCGCACCGGCCCGTGA
- a CDS encoding DJ-1/PfpI family protein — MQVAVVTFDGFNELDSFIASALINRCRKDGLEAFITTPTPVVTSMNGVDVTGQRPMEFVTEADVVLIGSGVKAREVVADDRLISRLPLDPSRQLIGAQCSGALVLARLGLLDGMPACTDMKSRPFVEARDVTVLDAPFHAEGNIATAGGCLASQYLATWVITRMLGEDAARDVIGYVAPVGENQETVERAMRAVHAGEVVLR, encoded by the coding sequence ATGCAGGTAGCCGTGGTCACCTTTGATGGATTCAACGAGCTCGACAGCTTCATCGCCTCCGCGCTGATCAACCGGTGTCGAAAGGACGGCTTGGAGGCCTTCATCACGACACCGACGCCGGTGGTCACGTCCATGAACGGCGTCGACGTGACCGGGCAGCGCCCGATGGAGTTCGTGACCGAAGCCGACGTCGTACTGATCGGCAGCGGGGTGAAGGCGCGAGAGGTGGTCGCCGACGACCGGCTGATCTCCAGGCTGCCGCTCGACCCTTCGCGACAGCTGATCGGTGCGCAGTGCTCCGGCGCGCTGGTGCTCGCCCGGCTCGGGTTGCTGGATGGCATGCCGGCTTGCACGGACATGAAGAGCCGACCCTTTGTGGAGGCCCGCGACGTCACCGTGCTGGACGCGCCGTTCCACGCCGAGGGGAACATCGCTACGGCGGGCGGTTGCCTGGCGTCCCAGTATCTCGCCACGTGGGTGATCACCCGAATGCTCGGGGAGGATGCCGCGCGCGACGTCATCGGCTACGTGGCTCCGGTGGGCGAAAACCAGGAGACTGTCGAGCGCGCCATGCGCGCCGTCCACGCGGGCGAGGTTGTACTGCGCTAG
- a CDS encoding enoyl-CoA hydratase/isomerase family protein, which produces MTASYETIKARLDGTVLSATFNAPPMNLIGPEVVRDLVALLEELAHPTAPRVVIFDSADADFFFPHVDMTKVPEYTAEAAKAGGPGDASLGMLFRKLSQLPAVTIAKLRGRARGAGSEFLLACDMRFASRENAILGQPEVGIGAPPGAGAIQHLTRLLGRGRALEAVLTSSDFDADLAERYGWVNRAVPDAELDEFVAGIAARMSGFPRDALIAAKSAINAISLPAPAEVRADAALFQQLVRGEKVQQRTAELFKQGFQTRGATELDLGDALGHLKAVD; this is translated from the coding sequence ATGACCGCCTCGTACGAAACCATCAAGGCCAGGCTGGATGGCACCGTCCTGTCTGCCACGTTCAACGCGCCGCCGATGAACCTCATCGGTCCCGAGGTCGTGCGGGACCTGGTCGCACTGCTCGAGGAACTGGCCCACCCGACCGCCCCACGCGTGGTGATCTTCGACAGTGCGGACGCCGACTTCTTCTTCCCGCACGTCGACATGACGAAAGTCCCCGAGTACACCGCTGAGGCCGCGAAGGCGGGAGGCCCCGGCGATGCCTCCCTGGGAATGCTGTTCCGCAAGCTGAGCCAGCTCCCGGCTGTCACCATCGCAAAGCTGCGCGGCCGTGCCCGGGGAGCGGGCAGTGAGTTTCTCCTTGCCTGCGACATGCGCTTCGCTTCCCGGGAGAACGCCATCCTGGGCCAGCCGGAAGTGGGAATCGGAGCACCCCCCGGCGCGGGCGCGATCCAGCACCTCACCCGTCTGCTGGGCCGGGGCCGTGCACTCGAAGCCGTGCTGACGTCGTCGGACTTCGACGCCGACCTCGCCGAACGCTATGGATGGGTCAATCGTGCGGTCCCTGACGCCGAACTGGACGAGTTCGTAGCAGGCATCGCCGCGCGCATGAGCGGTTTCCCCCGCGATGCGCTGATCGCAGCCAAGTCGGCGATCAACGCCATCAGCCTGCCGGCTCCTGCCGAAGTACGCGCGGACGCCGCGCTGTTCCAACAACTCGTCCGAGGCGAGAAAGTACAGCAGCGCACGGCTGAGCTGTTCAAGCAGGGCTTCCAGACCCGTGGTGCCACCGAACTCGACCTCGGAGATGCCCTGGGCCACTTGAAGGCCGTCGACTGA
- a CDS encoding immunity 49 family protein — MQEVTRHEVSGQHIAHALDDISRRTRRRWHGMRYDDPSLEKLQEMRDELLDHIAARTVEDPALDESSRAALRTAAECSLGVLSVGCFPDGDQEIVFPLIGERLGSEDIAFGDVVEQAPTAGTWVDTFAICLVSGLVWDWQRVIGLLLREDYAPAIRDGVPYSKLNSASDPADLAAMDALCGYLTQAQGHLPRDWPTVPLCKPDTDERAEAARKLDAAGPLTSDQRLLRVLLEDDQHAFEQTLVAHLSEHRESVGSDPAPRTLLPVGALALTALAVQVHGWELDVRSGYLPHGMLGSPDTLRRAADAGGNDLGHWTAK; from the coding sequence GTGCAGGAAGTGACGCGCCATGAGGTCAGCGGACAGCACATAGCCCACGCGCTCGACGACATCAGCCGGCGGACCCGGCGGCGGTGGCATGGGATGCGCTATGACGACCCGTCCCTGGAGAAGTTGCAGGAGATGCGTGATGAGCTCCTCGACCACATCGCCGCCCGTACCGTGGAGGACCCCGCGCTCGACGAGTCATCTCGAGCGGCACTGCGGACCGCGGCGGAGTGCTCCCTGGGGGTTCTGAGCGTTGGCTGCTTCCCCGACGGCGACCAGGAGATCGTCTTCCCGCTCATCGGCGAGAGGCTCGGCAGCGAGGACATCGCCTTCGGTGACGTCGTAGAGCAGGCCCCCACGGCCGGAACGTGGGTTGACACGTTTGCAATATGTCTGGTCAGTGGCCTGGTGTGGGACTGGCAGCGGGTGATCGGTCTGCTGCTGCGGGAGGACTACGCGCCCGCGATCCGCGACGGGGTGCCGTACTCGAAGCTGAACTCGGCGTCGGATCCGGCGGACCTGGCTGCGATGGACGCACTGTGCGGCTACCTGACCCAGGCGCAGGGGCACCTGCCCCGCGACTGGCCCACCGTGCCCCTGTGCAAGCCGGACACCGACGAGCGCGCAGAGGCGGCCCGGAAACTGGACGCAGCCGGCCCCCTGACATCGGACCAGCGCCTCCTTCGTGTACTCCTCGAAGATGACCAGCACGCCTTTGAGCAGACTCTCGTGGCCCATCTCAGCGAGCACCGGGAGAGCGTGGGATCCGATCCCGCCCCCAGGACTCTGCTGCCGGTCGGCGCCCTTGCTCTGACCGCTCTGGCGGTCCAAGTGCACGGCTGGGAGCTGGACGTTCGGTCCGGCTATCTGCCGCACGGCATGCTTGGTTCCCCGGACACCCTGCGCCGAGCGGCGGACGCCGGCGGGAACGACCTGGGCCACTGGACCGCCAAGTAG
- a CDS encoding HAMP domain-containing protein: MKRRLRTQITAAVAVLVTVVVALAGLVIVARIDHRDRTDVDRQLTARAEKVRQDADKLLGQGDHEGADEGRDDYGGLLAGSQSLVRLISDGQVIAQRGETPPTPPPLPSRDGYSTIEADGQTWRTLTQPLNATGDRLEVLQDIDHIERRVADNTAIVVAVTLAAALATAVGVWLITRIILQPLQRLRTGALAISADTTGPQLPTVTGPQEVADLSRALNGMLANCAPAWKPPDASPPTPATSYVPPSPASA, translated from the coding sequence GTGAAGCGGCGCCTGCGCACCCAGATCACCGCCGCCGTCGCGGTACTGGTGACGGTCGTGGTCGCGCTCGCCGGACTGGTCATCGTCGCCCGCATCGACCACCGTGACCGTACCGACGTCGACCGCCAGCTCACCGCACGCGCCGAAAAGGTCCGCCAGGACGCCGACAAGCTCCTGGGGCAGGGGGACCACGAGGGTGCTGACGAGGGCCGGGACGACTACGGCGGCCTGCTGGCCGGCAGCCAGAGCCTGGTCCGCCTCATCTCCGACGGGCAGGTCATCGCCCAGCGCGGCGAGACTCCGCCCACCCCGCCCCCGCTGCCCAGCCGTGACGGCTACAGCACCATCGAGGCCGACGGACAGACCTGGCGCACCCTGACCCAGCCCCTCAACGCCACAGGGGACCGCCTCGAAGTCCTCCAGGACATCGACCACATCGAACGCCGTGTCGCCGACAACACCGCCATCGTCGTCGCCGTCACCCTCGCCGCCGCTCTGGCCACGGCCGTCGGCGTGTGGCTGATCACCAGGATCATCCTCCAGCCTCTCCAACGCCTGCGGACCGGCGCGCTCGCCATCAGTGCCGACACCACAGGCCCCCAACTCCCCACCGTGACAGGCCCCCAGGAAGTCGCTGACCTCTCCCGCGCCCTGAACGGCATGCTCGCCAACTGCGCACCAGCATGGAAGCCACCCGACGCTTCACCGCCGACGCCGGCCACGAGCTACGTACCCCCCTCACCAGCCTCGGCATGA
- a CDS encoding NACHT domain-containing protein — MDGGYVENLIQAGAIHGGVHFHVHRPESPQIHGLLRPVAVLFLALAAVALIVSDLGRRRPGPAWTVAACLLVVAAYLGVAHVRARRGRRGVFSERQLDIAATQLAGRLRTMYDREERLSRVHDPIPLRVRWSEGDPELVDHWENISRDSGQIPDIEGEFAEINEVYKRIPSRRLVVLGPPGGGKSALALRFARQALKGSPVPVIFPLASWDPRQQGLWQWAAALVSDRHPSLAARGAQRRAIAQALLETGRILPVLDGFDEIPTVTQATALAEFNASLGRDACFVLTSRSTAFEQAVAQSDVLTATAVVELERLTVDQLAEYLPRTSRKVKSGEGTLTTWDPVLARLGEEDGQARHVRRALSTPLMVGLARAAYSDTRADPMELLDPRQFPDSSAIEAHLFDRFIPSVYGGALADRTWEAEQAGIWLRFLARHVRAGGTQELEWWRLDTTTPRWVGWLAFVPLIAAITGVTYWSGLGEAHATFWPGGPIWLTEALLFLALLTTVWFATDPSAFPGPKHVRGSRALPFLRSEPSDTESVSSPWELLRRDRTAAWVKGAFWVLPFKERGGPLDLFSLALFLILPITWLWQSNIDILEPEQNVGRVTLLLNTFAWLLYEVGGSAWGRFNVARIWLAATGRLPWRLGAFLQDAHGRGVLRQSGGRYRFRHLELLNRLAGKDFSQRKKHSLRIRRLAFVVHMVIWVGLVAWLLAAAENAIGPSGPYSSVAPACSLLRGEQLEPAITDPWARADGSGRCHWTEQAPFNRDGEVTLSVTVARPGNGVSAVMVADRQLNVVSTLELAGVGDRAVISPRENEPGSAGWSARVGARTGNVFVDLTYTEVARDGQRVKAVAAILVRQVLANAGLGESPGTALVAVPRPPLPGDAPYTRYRRGVARSIDGPVWRPGDRSQLNGIQSLPFVFRGPRMSCAMQWICGIGILGHPRPVYGIIVFDLRECTGGPCSRRTIDGYVRDPKNKHAAGAPWKWADASTKIADFSCSRKPSKEWPDQNDLHCVEMVRAFRIGGKDYLLGLRTAVAKQHADLMRKTVNDIYTQTGG; from the coding sequence ATGGACGGCGGTTACGTCGAGAACCTCATCCAGGCCGGCGCGATCCACGGCGGCGTGCACTTCCATGTCCATCGCCCGGAGAGCCCCCAGATCCATGGGCTGCTGCGGCCCGTGGCGGTGCTGTTCCTGGCCCTCGCCGCTGTCGCGCTGATCGTGTCGGACCTCGGCCGACGCCGCCCCGGCCCCGCTTGGACGGTCGCTGCCTGTCTGCTGGTCGTGGCCGCGTATCTCGGCGTCGCCCACGTGCGGGCACGCCGGGGCCGGCGTGGCGTGTTCTCCGAGCGTCAACTAGACATCGCCGCAACGCAGCTGGCCGGGAGGCTGCGCACGATGTACGACCGGGAGGAACGGCTTTCCCGGGTGCACGATCCCATCCCGCTGCGGGTCCGCTGGAGCGAGGGCGATCCCGAACTCGTCGACCACTGGGAGAACATCAGCCGGGACAGTGGCCAGATACCCGACATCGAGGGGGAGTTCGCCGAGATCAACGAGGTGTACAAGCGTATTCCCTCGCGTCGGCTCGTCGTTCTCGGCCCGCCGGGCGGGGGCAAGTCCGCGCTGGCACTGCGCTTCGCTCGGCAGGCGCTCAAGGGTAGTCCCGTGCCCGTGATCTTCCCGCTCGCCTCCTGGGACCCGCGGCAGCAGGGGTTGTGGCAGTGGGCCGCGGCGCTCGTCTCCGACCGCCATCCGAGCCTTGCCGCCCGCGGCGCCCAGCGACGGGCGATCGCACAGGCGCTCCTGGAGACCGGGCGGATCCTGCCCGTGCTCGACGGCTTCGACGAGATCCCGACGGTCACACAGGCCACGGCACTGGCCGAGTTCAATGCGAGTCTCGGCCGCGACGCATGCTTCGTGCTCACCAGCCGGAGCACGGCCTTTGAGCAGGCCGTGGCACAGAGCGATGTCCTCACGGCAACGGCCGTGGTCGAGCTGGAACGGCTCACCGTGGATCAGCTCGCCGAGTATCTGCCCCGCACCAGCCGCAAGGTCAAGTCGGGGGAGGGGACCTTGACAACGTGGGACCCGGTGCTCGCGCGGCTGGGCGAGGAGGACGGGCAGGCGAGGCACGTGCGCCGAGCACTGTCGACCCCGCTCATGGTCGGCCTGGCCCGTGCGGCGTACAGCGACACACGGGCCGATCCGATGGAGCTGCTCGACCCGCGGCAGTTCCCGGACAGTTCGGCCATCGAGGCCCATCTCTTCGACCGGTTCATCCCCTCCGTTTACGGCGGCGCGCTGGCCGACCGCACCTGGGAGGCGGAGCAGGCAGGGATCTGGCTGCGTTTCCTCGCCCGCCATGTGAGGGCCGGGGGGACGCAGGAGCTGGAGTGGTGGCGGCTGGACACGACGACACCCCGGTGGGTCGGCTGGTTGGCTTTCGTGCCGTTGATCGCGGCCATCACGGGCGTCACCTACTGGTCCGGCCTAGGGGAGGCTCATGCGACCTTTTGGCCGGGAGGTCCGATCTGGCTCACCGAGGCGCTGCTGTTTCTCGCCCTGCTGACCACGGTGTGGTTCGCCACCGACCCGTCGGCCTTCCCGGGCCCCAAGCATGTGCGCGGCTCCCGGGCCCTGCCGTTCCTGCGCAGTGAACCGTCGGACACGGAGTCCGTGAGCAGCCCCTGGGAACTGCTGCGACGGGACAGGACCGCGGCATGGGTCAAGGGCGCCTTCTGGGTACTTCCCTTCAAGGAAAGGGGCGGCCCCTTGGACCTCTTCTCCTTGGCTCTGTTCCTCATCCTGCCGATCACGTGGCTCTGGCAGTCCAACATCGACATCCTGGAGCCTGAGCAGAATGTTGGGCGCGTGACGCTCCTGCTGAATACCTTCGCCTGGCTGCTGTACGAAGTCGGAGGGTCGGCCTGGGGACGGTTCAACGTGGCCCGGATCTGGCTTGCGGCGACGGGCCGGCTGCCTTGGCGACTCGGGGCCTTTCTCCAGGATGCACACGGGCGTGGCGTACTGCGGCAGAGCGGCGGACGGTACCGCTTCCGGCATCTGGAACTACTCAACAGACTTGCCGGGAAGGACTTTTCACAGCGGAAGAAGCACTCGCTTCGTATAAGACGGCTTGCTTTTGTCGTGCATATGGTTATTTGGGTAGGACTGGTCGCGTGGCTGCTCGCAGCGGCTGAGAACGCAATTGGCCCTTCCGGGCCGTACTCCTCCGTGGCTCCGGCGTGCTCACTCCTGAGGGGAGAACAGCTGGAACCGGCGATCACCGATCCTTGGGCGCGGGCGGACGGCTCCGGCCGTTGCCACTGGACCGAACAGGCGCCGTTCAACCGCGACGGTGAAGTGACACTGTCCGTCACCGTCGCGCGTCCCGGCAATGGGGTGAGCGCCGTGATGGTGGCCGACCGGCAGCTGAACGTCGTCAGCACCCTTGAACTGGCCGGAGTGGGCGACCGGGCCGTGATCAGCCCGCGAGAGAACGAGCCGGGGAGCGCCGGGTGGTCGGCGAGGGTGGGCGCCCGAACCGGGAATGTGTTTGTCGATCTCACGTACACCGAGGTGGCGAGGGACGGCCAGCGCGTCAAGGCCGTGGCGGCCATCTTGGTCAGGCAGGTTCTGGCCAACGCCGGTCTGGGAGAATCCCCCGGCACCGCCCTCGTGGCCGTCCCCCGTCCCCCGCTGCCCGGCGACGCGCCGTACACCCGCTACCGCAGGGGTGTCGCACGATCCATCGACGGTCCCGTCTGGCGACCGGGTGACCGGTCCCAGCTCAACGGCATCCAATCTCTCCCCTTTGTGTTCCGGGGACCACGGATGAGCTGCGCCATGCAATGGATATGCGGGATCGGCATCCTCGGACATCCCCGTCCCGTGTACGGCATCATCGTCTTTGACCTGCGGGAGTGCACGGGTGGGCCCTGCAGCCGCAGGACGATCGACGGCTATGTGCGGGACCCGAAGAACAAGCATGCGGCCGGGGCGCCCTGGAAGTGGGCCGATGCGTCGACGAAAATCGCCGACTTCTCGTGCAGCCGGAAGCCGTCCAAGGAATGGCCCGACCAGAACGACCTCCACTGCGTCGAGATGGTCCGGGCTTTCCGCATCGGCGGCAAGGACTACCTCCTCGGGCTGCGTACGGCCGTTGCCAAGCAGCACGCCGACCTGATGCGCAAGACGGTGAACGACATCTATACGCAGACCGGCGGCTGA
- a CDS encoding LacI family DNA-binding transcriptional regulator — MSSRPPHRQNTRPTMRDVAERAGVALVTVSRVVNGVGTVREETAERVMAAINAIGYQRNELARSLRPGQNSMTIGLLLGDLTNPFYASLAKAAVEVANRAGYAVLLSTADEDPEVERRAVGELIGRRVAGLIIVPDQGDHAFLNEINGHDHVPIVFVDRPATGAEADVVLVDNEDGGRKATQHLIDQGHRRIAILGAPSYYSTGRRLRGYRKALRRSGITPDSNLVVTLRRGTTEEASAATHTLLTSADPPTAVFSTTGFLTEGVLRACRQLQTSVAIVGFDDFKLADMLPTPVTVVTSDTEELGRHAARLLLDRIDGDDAPSRRTVLPVQLIARGTGEIGTQ; from the coding sequence GTGAGCAGTCGTCCCCCGCACCGCCAGAACACCAGGCCCACGATGCGCGATGTCGCGGAGCGGGCCGGAGTCGCCCTCGTCACCGTCTCCCGCGTTGTCAACGGCGTCGGAACGGTCCGTGAGGAGACGGCCGAGCGTGTGATGGCGGCGATCAACGCCATCGGGTACCAGCGAAACGAGCTCGCTCGCTCACTGCGTCCCGGGCAGAACTCCATGACCATCGGGCTGCTGCTCGGCGATCTGACCAACCCGTTCTACGCGTCCCTGGCCAAGGCCGCCGTCGAAGTGGCCAACCGGGCCGGCTACGCGGTCCTCCTCAGTACGGCCGACGAGGACCCGGAGGTCGAACGCCGCGCGGTGGGCGAGCTCATCGGACGGCGCGTCGCCGGGCTCATCATCGTCCCCGACCAGGGCGACCACGCCTTCCTCAACGAGATCAACGGCCATGACCACGTGCCTATCGTCTTCGTCGACCGGCCGGCCACCGGCGCCGAGGCCGATGTCGTCCTCGTCGACAACGAGGACGGCGGACGCAAGGCCACCCAGCACCTCATCGACCAGGGCCACCGCCGGATCGCGATCCTCGGCGCCCCCTCCTACTACAGCACCGGCCGACGGCTGCGCGGTTACCGCAAGGCGCTGCGCCGCAGCGGCATCACTCCCGACAGCAACTTGGTTGTCACCCTGCGCCGTGGCACCACCGAGGAGGCCTCGGCCGCCACCCACACCCTGCTCACCTCCGCGGATCCCCCCACCGCGGTTTTCTCCACGACGGGCTTCCTCACCGAGGGTGTCCTGCGCGCCTGCCGGCAGCTCCAGACCTCCGTCGCGATCGTCGGCTTCGACGACTTCAAACTGGCCGACATGCTCCCCACCCCGGTCACCGTGGTCACCTCCGACACCGAGGAGCTCGGCCGCCATGCCGCCCGCCTTCTGCTGGACCGCATCGACGGCGACGACGCTCCCTCCCGCCGCACGGTCCTGCCGGTCCAGTTGATCGCGCGCGGCACGGGCGAGATCGGGACCCAGTAG
- a CDS encoding DUF1905 domain-containing protein yields MDVVFSSHVIEWRGPSPFYFVPVPEEQSADIREVASMATYGWGVVPVEARIGEIAFATSLFPKDGEYLLPIKQAVRKPQGLSTGDEVTVEMTVRL; encoded by the coding sequence ATGGACGTCGTCTTCTCCAGCCATGTGATCGAATGGCGCGGGCCTTCCCCGTTCTACTTCGTCCCTGTACCGGAGGAGCAGTCTGCCGACATACGGGAGGTAGCGTCGATGGCCACGTACGGGTGGGGCGTTGTTCCTGTTGAGGCCCGGATCGGTGAGATCGCCTTTGCGACGTCACTCTTCCCGAAGGACGGCGAGTACCTGCTCCCGATCAAACAGGCCGTGCGCAAACCACAGGGTCTTTCGACAGGGGACGAGGTCACCGTAGAAATGACCGTTCGCCTCTGA
- a CDS encoding DUF6228 family protein yields the protein MFDWSRADEYEVAFAVEAVADGVRARFDTVTATVWDDMGGFFDGLARDFRGWEGERV from the coding sequence TTGTTCGACTGGTCGCGTGCGGATGAGTACGAGGTCGCCTTCGCTGTGGAGGCCGTTGCTGACGGTGTGCGTGCACGGTTCGACACGGTGACCGCCACCGTCTGGGATGACATGGGCGGGTTCTTCGATGGCCTCGCGCGCGACTTCCGCGGTTGGGAGGGTGAGCGGGTCTGA